Part of the Carassius carassius chromosome 20, fCarCar2.1, whole genome shotgun sequence genome, CCAAAAAAAATTCCTTTGACTTTCCAACCTGTCATTCCCATATTTTGCCCAGACTTGTCAAATTACAAGAGTAATCTCAATAGCATCCAGGCTGTCAATCAAAGAGTTGATTTCTCCACAGTGACCAATGCCATGACAGGGATGAGCCCCTcgccctctctctctgtcctgtcCAGCCGAGCTGGCTCCATCAACAGCCTGCATGACCGGATCATGTTCAGCCCGGGAAGCGAGGAAGCCATTGAGAGGCTGAAGGTTAGAGAGAGGATAATGGAGAGGATGGTTTGATATATTAATATGGACCAGTGCTGATCGTTTTTATGTCGACCTCTTTTCCAATTAGGAAACTGAGAAGATAATTGCAGAACTCAATGAAACTTGGGAAGAGAAGCTTCGTCGTACTGAGGCCATTAGAATggaaaggttggagacccctgagaGGGCTTTTATCTTGAAATGTGTCTGAAATTTAAGTTGTGTACttcatttgataaataaaaatgttctgttttcaTAAGGGAGGCACTTTTGGCTGAAATGGGTGTGGCGATGAGGGAAGATGGAGGAACCGTTGGAGTCTTTTCACCAAAGAAGGTTAGAAGATCAAATATGTTTTCTATAAGGAAGCTAGTGAAGTCATATGCTTCAGTCAACACCTCTTTATGATTTGACTGTTTCAGACACCTCACCTGGTCAACCTCAATGAAGATCCACTGATGTCTGAATGCTTGTTGTACTACATTAAAGATGGAATCACCAAGTGAGAACATTGATTATTTACAACCAGTATTTTCAACCATGGTCCACAAAGACATAGTTagtttagttaacatgatctaaccatgaacaatacttctacagcatttattgatGTTAATCTCAacatttactaaaacatttaagATCAAAAGTTGGAGCTGTTATGGTAGTTATGCATAGTGAACTAACTTATAGTATTAGCCAATGTTAATATGTTAGATATAGATTATAGTTCtagatatagatttttttttaatgatatttttggTATTAAATGATCATCATAATGGAATTTCCAATACTTGTTTTGAATTTTTTAGTATATCTATGTTTCCCCATTCTGACAAATAGCCTCCTTATATTCCTGCAGGGTCGGCCGCGAGGATGCCAGCAGTCGGCAGGACATTGTCCTGAGCGGCCACTTCATTAAAGACGAACACTGTATCTTCACAAGTACTACAAATGCATCTGGAGAGGGTACAGTGATTCTGGAGCCCTGTGAGGAAGCAGAGACTTACGTTAATGGGAAGAGAGTGACAGAGCCCACTATTCTCAGATCTGGTAACTCTTCAGTTTCCAGGCTGAAAACAATTTCAGTctgatgaaaatatttttattttttggtttctgTGAGATGTTTTGACCCTGTCTGTTATCTGTCTTAGGTAACCGTATCATTATGGGCAAAAGCCATGTGTTCCGTTTCAATGACCCTGAGCAAGCACGGCAAGAGAGGGAGAGGACCCCATGTGCAGACACACCTATCGAGCCAGTAGACTGGGCCTTTGCCCAAAGAGAACTACTGGAAAAACAAGGCATTGATATGAAACAAGAGATGGAGCAGAGGTACAGCAGCACTTCTGTCACTAGCCCTCTTGTGGTGCTAAACCAGCAAAAATCAGATCTAGATAAGTGgcgctgggggaggtggagggtttcagaggaactctgaTAACACTCTGCAGGACTATTTAGTATCTAAGTTTTGCGCCTTGATTCTGATGCTCACATCATTTACAGGTTACAGGAGCTGGAGGACCAGTACCGCAAGGAGAGAGAAGAAGCAAGTAACCTTCTGGAACAGCAGAGACTGGTAAGTCATTTAAGATTAGTAAGAGCTTAATTAGTCTTTAAGTAGTAGAAACTCCAAGAAGCTTGCAGCGAAACCAAATTTCACACAGATTTTTTGTTTAGGACTATGAGAGTAAGCTGGAAGCTCTTCAGAGGCAGGTCGATTCCAGATATTACCCAGAAACcacagaggaagaggaggaaccaGAAGAGGAAGGTGGGTAACGTAGTTTAAAACCACATAAGTACTGTATGATCTGATCTATGTATCAAATTATCACATGACTTCATGTTCTTAAAACATGAAGTGTTCAGTTGTTTCTTAGACATCACATTTGAAATGGGTTCATATTTTGGTCCTGCAGTGCCGTGGACAAAGCAAGAGACAGAACTGGCCCTCTGGGCTTTCCGGAAATGGCGATTCTATCAGTTCACCTCTCTCAGAGACCTGCTCTGGGGAAATGCAATTTTTCTCAAGGAGGCTAATGCCATTAGTGTGGAGCTTAAGAAAAAGGTACACTAAAATAATTTAGGTCAGCCTAATGATTGGATATGCCTAATGAGTAGGATAAATTGTTCCCCTTTTTCTCTGCAGGTTCAGTTTCAGTTTGTGCTACTAACAGACACACTGTACTCCCCACTGCCTCCTGACCTCCTGCCCCCCAGCATAGCCCAAGACAGGGAGAAAAGGCTGTTCCCTCGCACCATCGTAGCAGTAGAGGTTCAGGACCAGAAAAATGGTGCCACACACTACTGGACCCTGGACAAACTCAGGTACAGGGAGACTAAACATACACGATATGCACATGAGTgaatgacgtgacatacagccaagtatggcgagacccatactcagaattcgggCTCTGCATTTACCccttccaaagtgcacacacacagcagtgaacacacacacgctgtGAACACAtactcggagcagtgggcagccatttatgctgcggcgcccggggagcagttgggagttcggtgccttgctcaagggcacctaagtcatggtattgccggcccgagactctaacccacaaccctagggttaggagtcaaacataATGCCCACAAAATGAGCCTAACCCTGAAGTCAAACTACTTTAAATTATGATTAGCATGTAACTTGTTTACACCCTAAACACTAATTTCATGCTGGAGAAGTATTGATCCATGTATCCAACTAGATCACTTTTTCTACTCTTATCAGCCCTTGAATATTGGCCAGTAGCCTTAcagtacatatactgtacataacagTCATGAACCATTATTTGGCATTGCTAATCAAACTCAGGTGGTAGGTAGATACTTATTCTTGTTCTAAAGAGACAAACATTGAATAAATCAtgaatattttttctgttttcctAGAAgacaaatattatacattttaaatgcatgctGGTAAAATTGAAAGCATATTGATGATCTCAAAGCTAATAGGCTAAAGCTAATGTGGTTTAATGCATGTTGGCCACCTTTTTCTTTTTGGTTTATGCTTAAAAGAACATTGCAGATAACAGAGCATGGTTTGTTACTTTTGCTGATGAGGTACAATTGTCTATGCAGACAAAGACTGGATTTGATGAGAGAAATGTATGACCGAGCAGCAGAGGTGCCTAGTACTGCAGTCGAGGACTGTGATCATATGATGTCCGGTGGTGACCCTTTCTATGACCGTTTTCCATGGTTCCGTCTAGTTGGTCGGTGAGTAATCGATCAGTCAAGTTTGTATGCTCTGAAGTGCTAAATGGATGCTGGTATTCCCACTGTACATGACTGGAAACTGCCTATGATTTGCATTGTGCTTTTAATGAGGGTTCCTTCACTTTTTGAGTTGAATGGTGAGCTATGTGCAGCCTTCGTTCAGTGAGTTTTTAGTATTAAGACACTTCAAACACTAAAGCTAAGCTTGAACACTCCTCACCAAACACACTAGAAGATCATTAGCCAAATACAAGTTGGGAGGCTCATGGCTGGGTTTATGCTGGGTTTATGTGtacatgtgagcgagtgtgtgcaACAGCGTGTGCGCGTGTGGTGTTGTACTAACCTAGTTCCCGTGTTTTCGGCTGCACCAGCACTCCCATTTTCAACATGTGCATGAGCGAGCGCATGAGTGACCTTACCCTCTCCCCCACCCTCTCCGACCCCGACTCTGACATAACCGAGCTCGCCGATGAGCGGCATTATGGGAAAGTCGAGGAGGAGTTGGATGACCTGGACGATGAGATCTTTATGGAGGACCCTGGCTCAGAGCTtgggagagaggaggaggaggaggaggaggaggaggaggaggaggaggaggaggaggaggatggtgTAGGGGAGCACTGCCCAGGTGTCAGCCATGGCCAGGACCCCTTTTACGACCGCTGGCCTCTGTTCAGTTTAGTGGGAAGgttggtgaggtttcaggagcaTGCTGGCAGAGGAAACTAGCTCTTTCACACTGAGACAAAGACAACAGAGTATGTTACTAGAACTTCCTAAAACGGcaccaaatacagaaaaataactgATAGGGGTTAGAATATCTATTGCCAAGATAAAGATCATTTTGGTCATTTCCTAAATGTATTCTCATAGTTTTGGGTAAAGAATATCTTTATGTCaatcagtaaaataaataaatacaattattattatttattttttttgatataCAAATGTTACCGCCATATTTTCTTTTAGTGTTCCACGTTTTAAAGTAAATTTCTTGAATGgcatttattattactatcaataagaataataagatttttgatttttttttttaataaataaaataaataaatgttgatgcTAATCTATTATatcaatgaaaatataattaaatataataaatgcagtgcatacagtatattatgtaatacatagtaaattattattattatttggtataTCAATAAATCAATACTGATGCTGTTGTATAATGTTAATAATCAAATTTGGTAcattaacaataattttttttatttttaataataaataaataaataaataatcaaacaaacaatGATGCCATTCTAATATGTCaatgtaaatataatgaatacaatgtaaaataaaatgtaaaaatatttatagtCTGTCCTACAAGATTTGACTTTGAAAGTGTGACACTCTTGACCTGGTCTGAAGGCAATTTTTAATGcctctttctgtatgttttagaTGTGTTTTACTTAGACAACAAACCTTTtacttattttatgcatttttatgcattGATTAGTGTTGCATACAGTGTTGAAATGCACAATTACAGTGCTGTCTGAGGTtttcagtaactgaatgagaGGAAACGAACAAAAAGAATAGCAATGACAAGATACtgactgtgaaacacagtagaTCACTGGTGACAGATCCCTAATGCATGTTTATTGTAACAAAGGGGAAACTGCAGGACAAATTTAATAGTGTTGCGTATGGCAATCACATCAATTCTGCCCTGTTTTGAAAGATACAGTATTGTATGGCAGCACAATAAATTTTTTGTCTGCTCTTCTCCGAAACAAAATAAGCATCCTCTGCAGAATTCTGTTGTTTCTGTGATCAGTATAAATCGGTTGATTGTTTTGTCTGAAAAGCTACAGTCCTCAAGATGAAAGAGCTGGTTTCGACTACAGCAGTCTCAATCAGGCATGCCAGAGCTAAAATTTGTACCACAGTTTTGAATTGACTCCCACACTCTCACTTCCCTGCGCACATGCAATATACAAGATTTGTGATGTGTGTTGACTTTTTGATTTATCTTTTAAGTTGATGGGGGTCAAATTCATGTATGTTaatgtcatttcatttttttgcttTCCAGTTTGCATCTGGCCCAACAAGCCAAatttggagatttttttttttttttactaaacattTTGTTTATCTGAACATGCTATATTTGCGCCTCACCAATCTTGTCAAAAGCTCCTCCCCTCTGGCCACAACTCTTGCCGCTCTTGAACCCTGCCTGTCAAGCTTTGTTCAGCAACACATTGGGATCAAGAGGGCAGATCTGAATTGAAtgaatgtatttgtctgaatgtAGACAAGAAGTAGGCCAATCTGTCACCAATCTTACCTGCTTTCGATATCTATTCGATGTCTAGTTCATGGATTTCATAGACACATATCTGAGACATGGAATTGTAAATAAACCTTCAATCAGTTActgaaacaacaataaaaatcagATGTGTGATAGTGACCTATGTTAATGGCTTGATAATTTAGATCAGTCAGTCAAAAGTTATAGTGTAAAATAGCTTGTGGTGCAGTTTTCTTCTATATGCATGTTCTTGAAACACTTTTACCAACCACCACTAAGACTAAATCCTTGCTATCATCACTTTCTGTACCATTTTATGGGAATGGAGGCTCTAATAGAGTATTCACAGATGAACCGCAGACTTTTTTGCTTTCACTGCAGCAGTTTCTTGTTTGGTTGCTTTTTTTGTGTCTGATGTTGTGTTGTGTCTAGTGGCAGTGTGGCTGACTTGATCTTCAATTacatttttctcatttaaaattttacattaatgtcaacgcttttttcttctttttcacccCATCAACTGTCTCAAATCCATCTTCTTTCTTCGGCTCTCCTCCTTTTTCCCATCATCCTCTCCTTCTTCCATAGGGCATTTGTGTATCTGAGTAATCTGCTGTACCCTGTGCCATTAGTGCACCGTGTGGCTATTGTAAGTGAGAAAGGCGAGGTCAAGGGGTTCCTCCGCGTGGCAGTACAAGCCATATCAGGTAAGTTCATCTTCATGATGCTTTCACAAACCTATTTTGAGCAGATTCCAAAGCTAACCTGCATGTTGTATCACATTACATTAATTATTATCCCTCTACATAAaatattgtttgatgtttttaaaaatagtataggagtaccacaaggctcagtatTCAGACcaaatatgttttcatatttcattGGTAAATTCTCATGtgttttatgaatttaatttagatgtatgcatgtattttctTCTGTTCTTTCTTTGATTATGTTTAGAATTGTTTTGTGCAAGCTTAAATATGATTAAATCTTAAATTGTTGCCATAATTATTTATTGGCACAGCTGATGAAGAGGCTCCAGATTATGGCTCAGGTGTGAGACAATCAGGAACTGCCAAGATCTCATTTGAGGATCAACAGTTTGAGAAGGTTGGTTGTGTCACTCATTTCATGTCATTGATTCTGTTTTGTCTTGGCAAATTAATTCAGTTATTATTTCAGAAGTTGTGTTGGCCTTTTTAggtataaaattgtttttgttgaaGGTGCGACAGCTAAGTATAGAATTGTTTTTCTCTCAGTTCCAGACAGAAACATGCACCGGTGGGAtgtctcacacaaacacatttcaagAGGAGCTGCGCATTGTAGAAGGAGAAGGACAAAACTCAGAGCTTAGCCTTAGTGCTGATGAGGTCAACAACAACACCTGTGCAGgtaatatgttttttaaaaataaataaataaataagcaaatgacTGTTTgcctcatttatttattcataaatgacTGATATAAATTTTTCACGATACGTTATAATGAATTTGTACATGCACAACATAAAATAATTTGCCTAGTAATCATGCATGATATTTTTTACTATTGAAGTAGTTGTAAATAGTGATATACAGTAAGTGACTTACACAAGTGTTAGACAGTATTTGTATTCTAATCTGATCTGTTTTCTCATGCAATGCTGCGTCTAGCCTCTCCTGATGTTCCTAACAGTCCTCTGAAGGGTGGTCTGGAATGTCCTCTTGATGTGACTCAGGAAAAATCTCTCCAGCATTTGAAAATCGGCAGCAATTTCACCTTCAGGGTCACAGTGCTTCAGGCCTCAAGCATCTCTGCTGAGTATGCAGATATCTTCTGCCAGTTCAAGTGAGTGTATGTTTCTCATTCATAGATTTATCAGGATGGATTTTCCATAAAAGCTGTGCTGTACATCTGACAGATTTTAAGGTTTGAAAGACAAATACTTACGCGCATTATGCATTTCAGCCACAGTGTTTTAGATGAACATTGTTTTCATGCTGCTAAATCTTTTGAAAGTTGCCATCCAAAAACCATGTGCCCCTTCTTTTTGAATGACGCCTTTGCAAACACTCATCCAGGATACTCATAATACTTCTGAATCAATCTCCTCTCAATTGTCTTGTCTTTTTCCAGCTTTATTCACAGGCATGATGAGGCATTTTCCACTGAGCCATTAAAGAATACCGGCCGAGGGCCTCCACTGGGATTCTACCATGTACAAAATGTAATCAACCTTTGTGACATTTACTAATGAAGTAATCCAATCATGTTTTAGTTGTTAAATCAAACAGAAATAATTTGTGCGGATTTGCTACTATTGCAGATAACCGTGGAGGTCACCAAGTCTTTTGTGGAATACATCAAAAGTCAGCCAATCGTTTTTGAGGTGTTCGGCCACTACCAGAAGCAGCCTTTCCCTCCACTCTGTAAAGACTTAATTAggtaaacaactttttttataattattattattttaactcgcctacaatgtcaaataaaatgttcCATCCCTTATAGTTCATTACGCCCAACAAGAAGGCAGTTCCCTAGAGTTATGCCTTTGTCAAAGCCAGGTAAGGAGATGTTTTGTCTCATTTTTTGACCAGTACATACAGTGCTTGTGGTGTCTCTGTGTCTGAACTCTGCCTCTGTCTCTCCCCAGTGCCTGCCACTAAACTGAATACGCTGACACGCTCAACCGCTGGCCCTTGTCACTGCAAATATGACCTTATGGCATTCTTTGAGATCTGTGAACTGGAGGCCAATGGAGAGTGAGTATCTGATAAAACACATTATGGTATATCTGTTCCTAGTAAGTTACTCATTGAAGCTTGTATGTATGGTAGGTTATTCATATATAATGTAACCCTTGTACCTGTTTGTGTACTTTTTAGCTACATCCCAGCTGTTGTTGATCACAGGGGTGCAATGCCCTGCCACGGTGCATTCCTGTTGCACCAGGTAAACATGAATCCATCTGTCCCTATCAATCTATTAAATGGTAAAATTTGGGGGTTGCtaagatttataaatgtttttgaaataagtctttaATGCTccccatttatttgataaaaataataaagtataaaCAGTTCAATTGTGAACATTATTACAATactatttgttttccatttttgtacattaaaatgtaatttttcctgctatggcaaagctgaattactcCTGTCTTCTGTGTTACataatacttcagaaatcattctaaaatgctcatttggtgttcaagaaacatttcattgttatcactgtataaaaaaaaaaagattggatgttgcttaatattttgtggaaaccgtgatacattttgtcaggattctttgattcatttattttaaatagtttgtaacattacttttgtaacattttaaatatctttactgtcacttttgattactttaatatttcctttctgaataaaggtatatttttctgtgaaaaaagGTTTTAGTCAGACCACAAAAAATTAAGGACTTTGGATTTTCCCCTTTTGACATATTTTCTGCAGGGCATCCAAAGAAGAATTACAGTGACTATTGCCCATGAAACTGGCAATGATATTGAGTGGAAGGAGGTTAAAGAGCTCGTCATAGgttagtgttatttttttttctctcaaaaataGTTTATCAGAATCTCTGGCTTCCATCACATTAAGTGCTAACTGGCATAGAGGACAAATGGAGATGTTATGGTGAATGTTCAGGCAGAGTTTTAGATGACTTCAGCATTTCTTCTGTTCTTTTTTAGGGCGTATCCGTAACACACCCGAGGCAGATGAAACTATCATCGACCCCAACATCCTGTCCCTCAACATCCTGTCTTCAGGCTACATACGACCATCTTATGATGACAGGTACACCACGGATCCTTTCTCCAATTCCTCTCAATATTAGAATGCTTTTAAAAGCTGTTTTTGCTATTTGCAATATGACTGCTGTgtcataataaaaatgcaatgttAGCAATAACCAAGTATTTACATAAATGACATATATTCAGATTATTTGTGAccctgaccacaaaaccagtcttaagtcgcacgggtttatttgtagcaattgccaacaatacattgtattggttaaaattattatactttttttttaacttaatttttgattagtaaaatgcatgGCTAAGGTTTTAATttaacaactttaaaggcaattctctctctctctctctctctctctctctatatatatatatatatatatatatatatatatatatatatatatatatatatattgcaccctcagattccaggttttcaaatagttgtatctcagccaaatattgtcccttctaacaaaccatacatcaaaggaaagcttatttattcagctataaatctcaataaataaataataataccctTTGACCCCTATTACTGGtgttgtggtccagagtcacatttgtataatatatatattatatatatcaattgaattaatatatatatatatataaatcagttacccttaattattaatattaattaaaatgtgtgcCAACAACACTAAAACCCTCATAATTAATTCACATAgatgtatttaaatgtaagtatattttttatattctaattatttaatgacataattaaaattAGTAGGTTACCAAATTTTTAATTCACTAACATGGTAGTTTCTTTATTGTGTCCTGTCAGAGTGTCATTGGGAATTGACCATAGGTATGTTTTTTCCTTAAGcatacaggttttttttaattaatttattatttgttgttgttgttgtcattgttgtAACCCGTCTTACATTTTCAAACTTGTacaaataaaggaaaaaatataagcaGTGATATAATTCTCAAAGCTTTTGGAACTTTTCAGGACATTTTACCGCTTTGAGGCCGCATGGGACAGCTCCATGCACAACTCCCTCCTGCTGAATCGTGTCACTCCATATGGAGAGAAAATTTACATCACCCTCTCTGCCTATCTTGAGGTGAGGAAGACTCTTTCAAAACTGAAGTGATCAGATTATGAGATTTTATTAATGTGGGAGATATTGGAACTAATCGGGAGCagtataaaataaagtaacagtAAATTCAAGCTACACAGTCAGAAGTTTGAATTTACTTTGAATTTGATTATATGATGTTCCACTAACTTGCTGCTGTAATGTTTAGATGGAGAACTGCACTCAGCCCACTGTCATCACTAAGGACTTTTGCATGGTGTTCTACTCAAGAGATGCTAAACTTCCTGCATCACGTTCCATTCGAAACCTTTTCAGCACTGGTGCCTTTAGGCCCTCTGAGAGGTGAGAAAAGTTTGCTGGCCTCTTTTTACAGTCAAGTAAACTGATTGATTGAGTTTATTCAATGTATATTGATTTAATCAATCGACTATTTCTAATCTTTAATGCTCAGGACTTcatatttaaaaactgtttttcactTGGACTATCATTGTAATTGGTTTGTCTTTCCTGTCTCAGTAACCGTGTGACTGGAGTGTATGAATTAAGCCTTTGCCATTTGGCTGACATGGGCAGTCCTGGTAAGTTATCATGTACAAATGCAAAAGTTAACTTTAGCACATAAATATGTAGATTTAACCCAGTTGTATGATTCATTTTGTTGTTATGCCATGATTGTGCAGGTATGCAAAGGAGGCGCAGACGGGTGCTGGACACCTCAGTGGCGTATGTGCGTGGAGAGGAGAACCTTGCGGGTTGGAGACCTCGCAGCGACAGTCTCATCCTGGACCACCAGTGGGAGCTGGAGAAACTTAGCCTTCTACAAGAGGTAAAATATGGACCATCTGAATGTTTACGGGCTTTTAATTTTGGCTATAGTCTGATTCTTGTCTTCAGTCAAGTAAATGATTGTGAGGTGTATGCTTACAGGTGGAGAAGACCAGGCATTACCTTCTGCTGAGAGAGAAGCTGGAAGCATCTCTGCTGCTGGGACAGGACTCTTTCTGTGGCAAAGACCTGATGGACTCACCTAAGGCCTCCAGCCCCATGATCAACCCAGTAGTCAGTATGGGTCTGGACAGTCCCAACGAAAGGCAAAGGGAGCTGGCTGCCAAGGTGAATGTTGCTGCTTTATATCCACATAACATGACACTTATAGCCTATTCCCACCAAAGTCCAGtttgacaaaaccaaacaaaatataatacatacactgccattcataagtttttgacattttaacatttttcaatGGAGTCTCTTGTACTCAtcgaggctgtatttatttgattaaaaaacagaaaaactataatattgtgagatattatttcAACTTCTAATattggttttctgttttaatttactttaaaatataatttatttctgtgatcaaagttgaattttcagcatcattactccagtcttcagtgtcacatgatccttcagaaatcattgtaatatgcagatttattatcagtgatggaaacagttgtgctgcttcgtgGCACGATGCGACAACTAAAGCGTCTGGTGTAGACACGGTGTAAAAATATTATCCCTTAAGACAAGATAAATGTACTTGTTTTATTTACTTGCTTTCAGATAAGAtatctttaataatttaatttattttaatttatgcttAATGTGTAAATATGTATAGATACAATTTTGttcaaaaactaacaaacaaagaCCAAAAAAGCCAACTGGGTAGACAAATTACAATTAATTCAAGATATattcttaagtttttttttttacacagttgcTTCTCAACTAGTTATAATGAATAagaatttgttgtttttgttaaggagtaccacaaggctcagcATTCAGacctattatgttttttatttaatttattttacttaatactTACAATTTACTCCAAAAATAGCACTAACCTATGACGAGCTCTTTAACCTCCTTCCACTCAATATCACTGCCAATTTCATGGGCAATAGTCACTGTAATTCTTCCTTGTATGCTCTGCGGGAAATATGtggtgaaaaaaatattaaggtgAAAATCCCCAAAAATATTCAGATGCCTTAATTAATTGTTTGCCGtgccaaaaataataaaaaataaaaataagaatttctcaattttaattgaaaaaaaagaaaaaaaagaatattgcaatatattatttgaaattcAGTGTGAAGCTAATTGAGACACATTCAGTTTTTCAAATCATGTTGTTCATGTCCCTACTGTATGTTAAAATTAGGCCCGGGTGAGTTtaagtaatacatttttgttactgttagctgatttttatt contains:
- the LOC132096597 gene encoding kinesin-like protein KIF1A isoform X7, which gives rise to MAGASVKVAVRVRPFNSREMGKESKCIIQMSGNTTTIINPKQPKESKSFNFDYSYWSHTTPEDVNYACQKQVYKDIGEEMLLHAFEGYNVCIFAYGQTGAGKSYTMMGRQEKDQEGIIPLLCEDLFTKISDNNDNSVSYSVEVSYMEIYCERVRDLLNPKNKGNLRVREHPLMGPYVEDLSKLAVTSYNDIQDLMDSGNKARTVAATNMNETSSRSHAVFNIIFTQKRHDGDTENTSEKVSKISLVDLAGSERADSTGAKGTRLKEGANINKSLTTLGKVISALAEVDSAPNKNKKKKKVESFIPYRDSVLTWLLRENLGGNSRTAMVAALSPADINYDETLSTLRYADRAKQIRCNAVINEDPNNRLVRELKEEVARLKDLLYAQGLGDIIEMTNAMTGMSPSPSLSVLSSRAGSINSLHDRIMFSPGSEEAIERLKETEKIIAELNETWEEKLRRTEAIRMEREALLAEMGVAMREDGGTVGVFSPKKTPHLVNLNEDPLMSECLLYYIKDGITKVGREDASSRQDIVLSGHFIKDEHCIFTSTTNASGEGTVILEPCEEAETYVNGKRVTEPTILRSGNRIIMGKSHVFRFNDPEQARQERERTPCADTPIEPVDWAFAQRELLEKQGIDMKQEMEQRLQELEDQYRKEREEASNLLEQQRLDYESKLEALQRQVDSRYYPETTEEEEEPEEEVPWTKQETELALWAFRKWRFYQFTSLRDLLWGNAIFLKEANAISVELKKKVQFQFVLLTDTLYSPLPPDLLPPSIAQDREKRLFPRTIVAVEVQDQKNGATHYWTLDKLRQRLDLMREMYDRAAEVPSTAVEDCDHMMSGGDPFYDRFPWFRLVGRAFVYLSNLLYPVPLVHRVAIVSEKGEVKGFLRVAVQAISADEEAPDYGSGVRQSGTAKISFEDQQFEKFQTETCTGGMSHTNTFQEELRIVEGEGQNSELSLSADEVNNNTCAASPDVPNSPLKGGLECPLDVTQEKSLQHLKIGSNFTFRVTVLQASSISAEYADIFCQFNFIHRHDEAFSTEPLKNTGRGPPLGFYHVQNITVEVTKSFVEYIKSQPIVFEVFGHYQKQPFPPLCKDLISSLRPTRRQFPRVMPLSKPVPATKLNTLTRSTAGPCHCKYDLMAFFEICELEANGDYIPAVVDHRGAMPCHGAFLLHQGIQRRITVTIAHETGNDIEWKEVKELVIGRIRNTPEADETIIDPNILSLNILSSGYIRPSYDDRVSLGIDHRTFYRFEAAWDSSMHNSLLLNRVTPYGEKIYITLSAYLEMENCTQPTVITKDFCMVFYSRDAKLPASRSIRNLFSTGAFRPSESNRVTGVYELSLCHLADMGSPGMQRRRRRVLDTSVAYVRGEENLAGWRPRSDSLILDHQWELEKLSLLQEVEKTRHYLLLREKLEASLLLGQDSFCGKDLMDSPKASSPMINPVVSMGLDSPNERQRELAAKCVRLLMHTFNRQYSQVSSSLSESKLSEMSASLLRESSSSPLSTLTPSSTCPSLVDGHYGSPDLRGAEANSGASSPDLDPFSPIERKPRSCTFIPNIQEIRISPIVSKKGYLHFLEPHTNGWVKRYIVVRRPYVFLYRSERDCVERAVINLSSAQVEYSEDQQVMLRAPNTFAVCTEHRNILLQAANDKEMHDWLYAFNPLLAGTIRSKLSRRKSGPMRM